One part of the Sesamum indicum cultivar Zhongzhi No. 13 linkage group LG14, S_indicum_v1.0, whole genome shotgun sequence genome encodes these proteins:
- the LOC105176514 gene encoding uncharacterized protein LOC105176514: protein MSASNPRSDYTAFLPELFGLPIPATLSDPTIEETLNMFNNNTTTAPAFMSSDINSPVSVTSFPDQFGVPDWGSLAALSMGFYDFAGCNNYRNQPGEDCSGLMAVAESWPTTNYDTIADNIWQVEGAQDKKQLVPEVEESEVKVGRYSVEERKDRILRYLKKRNQRNFNKTIKYACRKTLADKRVRIRGRFAKHNEPPCEHIHHQNCNVINTTDNSYQHNSSSFYGHDQSSQMMYGDDDWVQAAMGGLVYLPYIAG from the exons ATGTCTGCTTCAAACCCTCGTTCCGACTACACTGCTTTTCTCCCTGAACTTTTCGGCCTCCCGATTCCGGCAACACTTTCAGATCCCACCATCGAAGAAACCTTAAACATGTTCAACAACAACACGACGACAGCGCCGGCTTTCATGAGTTCTGACATTAACTCACCAGTTTCGGTGACTTCGTTTCCTGACCAGTTCGGGGTTCCGGATTGGGGTTCCTTGGCAGCATTGTCCATGGGCTTTTATGATTTCGCAGGTtgtaataattacagaaatcagCCTGGAGAAGATTGCAGTGGATTAATGGCTGTTGCAGAGTCATGGCCAACTACTAATTATGACACGATTGCTGACAATATTTGG CAGGTAGAGGGAGCACAAGACAAGAAACAATTAGTACCGGAAGTGGAGGAATCGGAAGTGAAGGTTGGACGATACTCAGTTGAAGAAAGGAAGGACAGAATTCTGAGATacttgaagaaaagaaaccagAGGAACTTCAACAAGACCATCAAG TATGCTTGTCGCAAAACCCTAGCGGACAAGCGTGTAAGAATTCGCGGAAGATTCGCGAAGCACAACGAACCACCCTGTGAACATATTCATCATCAGAATTGTAATGTCATCAACACAACTGACAATTCTTACCAACACAACAGTTCATCATTTTACGGCCACGACCAATCCTCGCAG ATGATGTATGGTGATGATGATTGGGTGCAAGCAGCCATGGGTGGGCTTGTGTATTTGCCTTACATTGCTGGCTGA